The genomic region TGGAAGAGAATCTTTCACGAAAGAGAAAAAAAGATGATAATTGTTTAAGGTAAATACGATTAACAAGCTCCGCAATGGTAGGGGATTTAAGGGACAGTAAGGTGAGTTTCGTAAATCAAGGATATGTCTGAATGTTAAAAATAAGCGCTGGAGCGAAGCTCCGAGTGTAGGGATTCTTAAGGGGTGTTGCCAGACAGGCGGGTAAAAATCATTGGTCCGTACAACAGAACCTTAAGCGAGGTTTGGGGCGGAACCCCAGTATAAATACCTCCGGTGGCCGAGGAGCCCTCGGGGCCCTACTAAAAAAGTTAACCGCAGGTATAAATACCCTTAAGTTTCCACTCATTAGAGGAGCCCTCGGTGCCATACTGAAAAATGTAGAAGAAGACTGAAATCAATATAAACCCTAATACATTAATCGTCCCTAGGGCAGTACTCTTGATGTGTTGAGCGGGGCATGTAGTGTGAGAAAACTTTAAACTAGGCATATATGTGAATCAGATCAGCATTGTTATCTTTATGTTCTTTGTCGGTAGCCTAATTGCCTTGCAGGGATCAGTGAATTCTGCTTTGGGAAAATTTTTAGAGCACCCCTTACACGCGGCTATTTTTTCATTTGGACTGGGACTCGTGGCCTTATTAATTGCGAGCCTCTGCCTGAAAACAGGCTTGCCGACGACAGCTAAAATTTTCTCTGCGCCAAAAGTGATTCTCATTGGAGGTTTATTGGGGGCGGTATTTGTCACTTCAGTGATACTCTGTGTCCCGAAAGTGGGAGTGGCTAATGTAGTAATGGCCGCTTTATGTGGTCAGATCGTACTCTCGCTCATACTCGATCACTTTGGTGTTTTTGGCGCCGCTGCACGACCGATCGACTTGAAACGCTTAGCCGGAGCCCTTTTTGTGATAATAGGGGTGATCTTAGTTTCACTCCCTAGAACTCGGTGATTTTCAAAATTTGAGATGAGTAATAGAGAGTAAATCTTAGCCAGATGCACTCCGACAGATCATTCTCAAGTGCTATTAAAAAATAGCTTAAAGTTATAATTTCCAATAAAAAATCCCACTTAATCGCCTATATTGTAGTAGCTTACACCGACAATAACAGCAAGTGGGACTTTCAATGTACGATACTCTTTTTCCCGAATATTTCATCGAGGAATTACGGCAAACTATAGGAATTTTATGCGGACCATTGAAGATTGCGGGGCAAATCATACTTCGTCCTGAATTTCAAGAGATCAAAAAGGCAATTGAAGATGATCAACTTCAGTTGAGTAAAGATAGAGCCGCCACTAGAAACCGCGAGTTTAAAAACAGCTCTACCCAAAAACACCCCCCAGCTGAATTGGTGGTGGCGTTGTTCATAGCCCGTCACTTTTATGATAATTGTTACGGTGAACGAGGCTATAGTATGCTATGTGAGAATAGTTCCTTGCAGCAGTTTATTGGGCGCTTGGGCATAGGAAGCTTCCCTTCACGCAATACGATTCATGAACAAGTCTCTGCTCTTTCTGAGAAGACCCTTAATCTTTTTCATCAAGCTATTTTGAACTGCGTTAAGGAGTGTGGCCTGGATGATTTTTCAGCAGTGATTATTGATTCTACAGCCATTAAGGCCGATTCAGCGTGGCCTGTCGATAGTCAATTACTAAAGAACCTTAGTTGTAAAATGATGAAAAATATCAGTGACGTTCATGATCAGCTTCCCTGTGTTGAGCGCAGAAAGATCCCTCTCAAACGCCTGCAAAATTACTGTGATTATATGAGTAAACTGGATTTCGAGATCTCTATGCTTAAAGGAAAAAAAGGAGCAAGAAAAATGAGGCAAAAGTTTTATACGCAAGAACTTTTACCGAGGTGCCGAAAATTTATTATTCGCCTGGAGAAGACTCTTCCTCAAATTAAACAACACTGTGAAAGTGCCAAAGTTCTGATGATTGACGAATGTCTATCTCGCTTCATAGATAAAGTTTTGATGGTTGAACATCGCTTCAACATGGCTCCTAAGGACTACGATACGAAGACGGCACGGAAAATTTACAGCATGAGTGATAATGATGCAGCATTTATTAAAAAGGGTGGTCGAGAAACCGTATTTGGCTACCGACCAAATTTCGCCTTTAGTGCCAATGGTTTTCTGACATCATTCACCCTAGAATCTGGAAATACTAGTGACAGCAAGGCCTTCAGTAATTGCCTTGATGAAAATAAAAAGATGACGGGCGAGACCGCAATGATGATCAGTGTGGATGACGGATATAGCTCTGCCGCCAATTTAGATGATGCCATCGAAAAAGGGGCGACATTAGTCAGTGTTAGTGGCTCAAAGGGAAAGAAGCTCTTAGGAGAAGATATTTATGAGAGTGAAAACTACCAACTTGCGAGAAATATCCGATCAATTTCCGAAGCAGGTATTTCAAAGCTGAAGAACTATCACAACCTTGAGCGATTTACCGTTTGTGGCTTAAAGAGGGTTCGTCAAGAAACTCTCATAAGCGCCATAGGATTCAACTTGGAAAGGATCTGCCAGTTATTATGTCAAATAGAGATTGAGGTCGCCGCATAGAATGTCGGAGTGCATCTAGCCAGTACTATTCATTGATGAGTTCAAAATCACTCGGAGACCATGTTTTATCAAACCATGCTTGAAGTGGGCCATAGAGGCGCAACATAGCAAACCATGCTTTGCCTGGAGTCGTTTGAGTCCAGTTGTCTAATGGTTTGCCTTGAGGTGCCTTAGGTCCAAAATAAAGAGTGACCGAACCATCTTTATTATAGACGAGCTGATCACGCTTATTATTTTTACTTGGGTAAGCAGAACCGCCCGGGACTTGTAATTCTGATCGTGTTTGAGGGTCATAAGCCACCATCGACCAAAAATCTTTGGCAGGTGCATTAGCTGGTAAAGTGACTTGATAAGTTTTTTCTCCGTAGAGGATGTCGCCATTTTTGTCACCAGTGGTCAATGCATAATTTGAACCGACACCAGGGATTTGCAGTGCCATTGCAGGTGTATTCACTGTAGCAAGATAGAAAAATAATGTACGTGCATCCATATTTCGACCACCTAAGCCCTTGTCTTTAAGCCACTGGTAATCACGACCTACAAAACCTGTGTACCATTGTTTCCCTTTAAAGAGGTATGCATTTTTATCGTTAGATTTAAAGGCAATACTCCGTGCAGTCGCATTGCCCACCGCCACGGCGTCGGTTAAAATAGCTTTAAGGCGTGCATCAGGTTTAAATGCTTTGCCTTTTTGAATGCCAATTGCAGATGCTTGACCACGCAATTCAGGATCAATAAAAGAAAGAGGTTCTTTTTGTAGTACGTGCCAGAGTTCTTCGTAAAACGCATAGTCATTGGCATGTACTGTATTAAAATATTTTCCTGAACCATTAACAAACTTCATGGGTTTTGGTTTTGATGATTGTGCCAAGGGATAGATTTTCAGTCCTGTGCGCCACATGTTTGAAGCATGATCAGGTTTACCATCTTTCAAGAATCCACGAAGGATGAGCCAGTTATTATAACTTCTTGATTGAGCGATCCAAACTTTCTGATCTCGCCCTGCAATCTTCACGGTTGTACGGGTGTCTTTCGCGCGGTCCTGCATGCCATTGAGGGTTGGTTTTAGTTTGCCTTTGTAATCAGGAGGTAAAATTACATAGGCACCACCTTTTTTCGCATCTGGCCCTGGTGCACCCATATCAACTACAAATCGGAAAAAGGCATCATTTACTGTACCCGGGCCCGCTCCTGGTGGGATCTCCACTACGGTAACTCCATCTTTTTCTAGATCTAGCATTGCAAGGGCGTAAACAGTGTCGGTATTACCGGTTAAAAAGAGTGGTTTTGAATCCATGAGATCGTCAAAAATTAAAACCTCGTTTGAATTGTCTAATCCAAGAGATTTCATACCCAAGCGAATGCCTTCTACTGAGGTGGCGGGGATAAAGTTTAAAAAGACGTCAATACCACGGATAAAGTCTAAATTATCGTAAACTTTACTCAAAGTTTCTTTGGTGGGAATACCAT from Lentisphaera profundi harbors:
- a CDS encoding DMT family transporter; this encodes MNQISIVIFMFFVGSLIALQGSVNSALGKFLEHPLHAAIFSFGLGLVALLIASLCLKTGLPTTAKIFSAPKVILIGGLLGAVFVTSVILCVPKVGVANVVMAALCGQIVLSLILDHFGVFGAAARPIDLKRLAGALFVIIGVILVSLPRTR
- a CDS encoding transposase, whose amino-acid sequence is MYDTLFPEYFIEELRQTIGILCGPLKIAGQIILRPEFQEIKKAIEDDQLQLSKDRAATRNREFKNSSTQKHPPAELVVALFIARHFYDNCYGERGYSMLCENSSLQQFIGRLGIGSFPSRNTIHEQVSALSEKTLNLFHQAILNCVKECGLDDFSAVIIDSTAIKADSAWPVDSQLLKNLSCKMMKNISDVHDQLPCVERRKIPLKRLQNYCDYMSKLDFEISMLKGKKGARKMRQKFYTQELLPRCRKFIIRLEKTLPQIKQHCESAKVLMIDECLSRFIDKVLMVEHRFNMAPKDYDTKTARKIYSMSDNDAAFIKKGGRETVFGYRPNFAFSANGFLTSFTLESGNTSDSKAFSNCLDENKKMTGETAMMISVDDGYSSAANLDDAIEKGATLVSVSGSKGKKLLGEDIYESENYQLARNIRSISEAGISKLKNYHNLERFTVCGLKRVRQETLISAIGFNLERICQLLCQIEIEVAA
- a CDS encoding DUF1254 domain-containing protein encodes the protein MKTLTKRFLLTLSLLSLASCTQTESLYSSDKYTTEIPEQIMTPNLVETRIGQLEFYDGIPTKETLSKVYDNLDFIRGIDVFLNFIPATSVEGIRLGMKSLGLDNSNEVLIFDDLMDSKPLFLTGNTDTVYALAMLDLEKDGVTVVEIPPGAGPGTVNDAFFRFVVDMGAPGPDAKKGGAYVILPPDYKGKLKPTLNGMQDRAKDTRTTVKIAGRDQKVWIAQSRSYNNWLILRGFLKDGKPDHASNMWRTGLKIYPLAQSSKPKPMKFVNGSGKYFNTVHANDYAFYEELWHVLQKEPLSFIDPELRGQASAIGIQKGKAFKPDARLKAILTDAVAVGNATARSIAFKSNDKNAYLFKGKQWYTGFVGRDYQWLKDKGLGGRNMDARTLFFYLATVNTPAMALQIPGVGSNYALTTGDKNGDILYGEKTYQVTLPANAPAKDFWSMVAYDPQTRSELQVPGGSAYPSKNNKRDQLVYNKDGSVTLYFGPKAPQGKPLDNWTQTTPGKAWFAMLRLYGPLQAWFDKTWSPSDFELINE